A stretch of the Sphingosinithalassobacter tenebrarum genome encodes the following:
- a CDS encoding hydantoinase B/oxoprolinase family protein, with the protein MAPAFDPVTLEILWSRLIAVADESATTLLRTAFTPIIRESNDFATCLMTVDGEALAECSGGIPAFAGLLARAAQHILRKFPHEVWQEGDCVFTNDPWIATGHLPDVAMIAPIFFRGRLVGFSGTVAHTPDIGGRQGADNRELFEEGVCIPPLHLYRAGDRCEEMLALFLENVRQPDLLLGDLEAQVTANAVCRRRAVAFLEEAGLEDFEALARAIHGMSERAMRTAIASLPDGEYHSEIELDGFPDHPTRICCTVTIEGDAMTVDYAGSSKQNGRATNCTLNYTHAYSIYPLKCVLDPDTRRNEGSYRPIRVTAPEGSVLNAARPAAVNARHLSGHALSCALYQALAEILPDRVLADSGGAPALRAGIVGRSDAGDPFTMILFASAGMGASAHGDGLATTAFPTNSGAGSLEVLEAGAPVLFKRKQLRVDSGGAGKYRGGLGQVCEIENIASQTVYVTIIGEREKHPARGVLGGQPGACASASVGGLGAVSLKSRSPLKPGASVTFHFAGGGGFGDPAERDPAAVATDMRLGLVSEDAARRDYPQVAGGGA; encoded by the coding sequence ATGGCTCCGGCATTCGATCCGGTGACCCTGGAAATCCTGTGGAGTCGCCTGATCGCGGTGGCGGATGAATCCGCCACGACCCTGTTGCGGACCGCATTTACGCCCATCATCCGGGAATCGAACGATTTCGCGACGTGCCTGATGACGGTCGACGGCGAAGCGCTCGCCGAATGCAGCGGCGGCATCCCCGCCTTTGCCGGACTGCTCGCTCGCGCTGCGCAGCATATCCTGCGCAAGTTTCCCCATGAGGTCTGGCAGGAAGGCGACTGCGTCTTCACCAACGATCCCTGGATCGCGACCGGGCACTTGCCCGATGTGGCGATGATCGCGCCGATCTTCTTCAGGGGGCGGCTCGTTGGCTTTTCCGGCACGGTGGCGCATACGCCGGACATTGGCGGGCGGCAGGGTGCCGACAATCGCGAGCTGTTCGAGGAAGGCGTGTGCATCCCCCCGCTGCACCTCTATCGCGCCGGAGATCGCTGCGAGGAGATGCTGGCGCTCTTCCTTGAAAATGTACGTCAGCCCGACCTGTTGCTCGGAGACCTGGAGGCGCAGGTGACTGCGAACGCGGTCTGCCGCAGGCGCGCGGTTGCCTTTCTGGAAGAGGCCGGGCTGGAGGATTTCGAGGCGCTCGCGCGCGCAATTCACGGCATGTCGGAACGCGCGATGCGCACGGCGATCGCGTCGCTGCCCGACGGCGAATATCACTCCGAAATCGAACTCGACGGCTTTCCCGATCATCCGACTCGGATCTGCTGCACGGTTACGATCGAAGGCGACGCGATGACGGTCGACTATGCCGGCAGTTCGAAACAGAATGGCCGCGCCACCAACTGCACGCTCAACTATACCCATGCCTACAGCATCTACCCGCTCAAATGCGTGCTCGATCCCGACACGCGCCGGAACGAAGGCTCCTACCGTCCGATCCGGGTGACCGCGCCCGAGGGCAGCGTGCTCAATGCGGCGCGTCCGGCCGCCGTCAATGCGCGGCATCTGTCGGGTCATGCCTTGAGCTGCGCGCTGTATCAGGCGCTCGCGGAGATACTTCCAGACCGGGTGCTTGCCGACAGCGGCGGTGCGCCGGCGCTGCGCGCGGGAATCGTCGGGCGATCCGACGCCGGGGATCCCTTCACGATGATCCTGTTCGCCAGCGCGGGAATGGGTGCCTCTGCGCATGGCGACGGACTTGCCACCACTGCCTTCCCGACCAATTCGGGCGCGGGGAGCCTGGAAGTGCTCGAAGCCGGCGCGCCGGTGCTGTTCAAGCGCAAGCAATTGCGCGTCGATTCAGGCGGTGCCGGTAAGTATCGCGGCGGATTGGGGCAGGTCTGCGAGATCGAGAATATCGCTTCGCAGACAGTATATGTGACGATCATCGGCGAACGCGAGAAACATCCCGCGCGCGGCGTTCTGGGCGGGCAGCCGGGAGCCTGCGCATCGGCTTCGGTCGGGGGCCTGGGCGCGGTTTCGCTCAAGTCGCGCAGCCCGCTGAAGCCCGGGGCCTCGGTAACCTTCCATTTCGCTGGTGGCGGCGGGTTCGGCGATCCGGCCGAACGCGATCCAGCGGCGGTGGCGACCGATATGAGGCTTGGACTGGTATCGGAGGACGCGGCCCGGCGCGATTATCCGCAGGTCGCCGGAGGCGGCGCATGA
- a CDS encoding tartrate dehydrogenase: MRRSNAHRIAVIAGDGIGKEVVPEGLRILETVASRFDCAFEFDHFDFASCDYYQQHGTMMPADWKARIGGHDAIFFGAVGWPETVPDHVSLWGSLIQFRREFDQYVNLRPVRLMPGVPSPLANRKPGEIDFYVVRENTEGEYSSIGGKIFPDTEREVVMQETVMTRVGVDRVLRYAFDLAQRREKKHLTSATKSNGISITMPYWDERVEAMAKAYPDIRWDKYHIDILTAHFVQHPDWFDVVVASNLFGDILSDLGPACTGTIGIAPAGNINPERRFPSLFEPVHGSAPDIAGQHIANPVGQIWSAALMLDHLGETTAAEAVVRAIEEVLARPEYRTRDLGGNANTAQCGKAIVDALTG; encoded by the coding sequence ATGCGCCGATCCAATGCCCATCGCATCGCCGTCATCGCCGGGGACGGCATCGGCAAGGAAGTCGTCCCCGAAGGGCTGCGCATACTCGAAACGGTCGCCTCGCGGTTCGACTGCGCGTTCGAATTCGATCATTTCGACTTCGCCTCGTGCGACTATTACCAGCAGCACGGCACAATGATGCCCGCAGACTGGAAGGCGCGGATCGGTGGCCATGACGCCATTTTCTTCGGCGCGGTGGGCTGGCCCGAAACCGTGCCAGATCACGTTTCGCTATGGGGATCGCTGATCCAGTTCCGGCGCGAATTCGACCAATATGTCAATCTGCGCCCCGTCCGGCTGATGCCCGGCGTCCCCTCGCCGCTCGCCAACCGCAAACCCGGCGAGATCGACTTCTACGTCGTGCGCGAGAATACCGAGGGCGAATATAGTTCGATCGGCGGCAAGATCTTCCCCGATACCGAGCGCGAAGTGGTGATGCAGGAAACGGTGATGACGCGTGTCGGCGTCGATCGCGTGCTGCGCTATGCCTTCGACCTGGCCCAGCGGCGCGAGAAGAAGCACCTGACATCCGCCACCAAGTCGAACGGGATTTCGATCACCATGCCCTATTGGGACGAGCGGGTCGAAGCGATGGCGAAAGCCTATCCCGACATACGCTGGGACAAATATCATATCGACATCCTGACCGCGCATTTCGTCCAGCACCCCGACTGGTTCGACGTCGTGGTGGCGTCCAACCTGTTCGGCGACATCCTTTCCGATCTCGGCCCGGCCTGCACCGGCACGATCGGCATCGCCCCCGCGGGCAACATCAATCCCGAGCGGCGATTTCCCTCGCTGTTCGAACCGGTGCACGGTTCGGCACCGGACATCGCCGGACAGCATATCGCCAATCCGGTCGGCCAGATCTGGTCGGCGGCGCTGATGCTCGATCATCTCGGCGAAACCACGGCCGCCGAGGCCGTGGTGCGCGCGATCGAGGAGGTGCTCGCCCGGCCCGAATATCGCACGCGTGACCTTGGCGGGAACGCGAACACCGCCCAATGCGGCAAGGCGATCGTCGACGCACTCACCGGCTGA
- a CDS encoding hydantoinase/oxoprolinase family protein has translation MTPMRTARIGVDIGGTFTDLVLHDEARGITHTGKRLTTPEAPSRAIIEGIGRLLAETGTEPEQISAIVHGTTLVTNTVLERTGARVGLIATDGLTDQIEMGRETRYDTDNLFQPAVPVIVPRDLRRGVIERILADGTVHTPLDVAMLEAQLRSLVDAGVEALAIAFMNAYRNPEHELRAKAVAERLFPNLPVTISSAVAPEIREYERTNTACVNAYVQPRVRGYLDRLTEELAAMGFAGDLSIMLSSGGVTTIEEAKAFPVRLIESGPAAGAIAAAHIARKIGEDHLISFDMGGTTAKMCLIENATPHVKHDFEAGRLERFKQGSGLPLKVAVVDMIEISGGGGSIAAVDKLGLMKVGPRSASSVPGPVAYGLGGTEPTVTDADLLLGYLNPEFFLGGEMALRLDDVRSAIAERLADPLGMRGADAAAGIQGIVNESMAAATRMHLAEKGKDPRDYTMLAFGGAGPVHAYALARLLGVRRLVVPMGAGVISAFGFLVAAPAVNDSRGYFERLERVDWQHVSGLYGEMEARARNMFAAMGARADDIQIEYAADMRYSGQGFEITVPLPENCLEGGRTDAVREAFQTRYRQLFNRSVENIPVEAVNWRLSASLPAQDISLAHNVRDEPAERGTRDVTFPGHGPVPARVYNRYALQHGVRIEGPAVFEERESSFIIGPEAVAEVDEHANLVVTIDYANAAHGG, from the coding sequence ATGACGCCAATGCGGACGGCTCGTATCGGCGTCGATATCGGCGGAACCTTCACCGATCTTGTGCTGCACGACGAAGCGCGCGGCATCACCCATACGGGCAAGCGGCTGACGACGCCCGAAGCGCCCAGCCGCGCGATCATCGAGGGGATCGGGCGGCTGCTCGCCGAAACCGGGACGGAGCCCGAACAGATCAGCGCGATCGTTCATGGCACGACGCTCGTCACCAATACCGTGCTCGAACGCACCGGCGCGCGCGTCGGGCTGATCGCCACCGATGGCCTGACCGATCAGATCGAGATGGGGCGCGAAACGCGCTATGACACTGACAATCTGTTCCAGCCCGCAGTGCCGGTGATCGTGCCGCGCGACCTTCGTCGCGGCGTGATCGAACGCATTCTCGCCGACGGCACGGTCCACACGCCGCTCGATGTCGCGATGCTGGAGGCGCAGCTGCGCTCGCTGGTCGATGCGGGCGTCGAGGCGCTCGCCATCGCCTTCATGAACGCCTATCGCAACCCCGAGCACGAGCTGCGGGCGAAAGCCGTCGCCGAGCGGCTCTTTCCGAACCTGCCCGTTACCATTTCCTCTGCGGTGGCGCCCGAAATCCGGGAATATGAGCGAACCAATACCGCGTGCGTGAACGCCTATGTCCAGCCGCGCGTGCGGGGGTATCTCGACCGGCTCACCGAAGAGCTCGCGGCGATGGGATTTGCCGGGGACCTGTCGATCATGCTGTCGAGCGGCGGCGTCACGACGATCGAGGAAGCGAAGGCGTTTCCCGTGCGATTGATCGAATCCGGTCCTGCGGCGGGCGCGATCGCGGCCGCCCATATCGCGCGCAAGATCGGCGAGGATCACCTGATCTCGTTCGATATGGGGGGCACGACGGCGAAGATGTGCCTGATCGAAAATGCCACCCCGCATGTGAAGCATGATTTCGAGGCCGGCAGGCTCGAACGCTTCAAGCAGGGCTCGGGCCTTCCGCTCAAGGTCGCGGTGGTCGACATGATCGAGATCAGCGGCGGCGGCGGTTCGATCGCGGCGGTCGACAAGCTCGGGCTGATGAAGGTCGGGCCGCGCAGCGCCAGCTCGGTGCCCGGCCCGGTCGCCTATGGTCTTGGCGGGACCGAACCGACCGTTACCGACGCCGATCTGCTGCTCGGCTATCTCAATCCCGAATTCTTTCTCGGCGGCGAGATGGCGCTGCGGCTCGACGATGTGCGCAGCGCGATCGCGGAGCGGCTGGCGGACCCGCTCGGGATGCGCGGCGCGGACGCGGCTGCGGGGATCCAGGGGATCGTCAACGAAAGCATGGCGGCGGCAACACGCATGCATCTGGCGGAGAAGGGCAAGGACCCGCGCGATTATACCATGCTCGCATTCGGTGGCGCCGGACCGGTCCACGCCTATGCGCTGGCACGGCTGCTCGGCGTGCGGCGGCTGGTCGTGCCGATGGGCGCGGGCGTGATTTCGGCCTTCGGTTTTCTGGTGGCCGCTCCCGCAGTCAACGATTCGCGCGGCTATTTCGAACGGCTCGAACGCGTCGACTGGCAGCATGTCTCCGGCCTGTATGGCGAAATGGAAGCGCGCGCGCGGAACATGTTCGCGGCAATGGGCGCGCGGGCCGACGATATCCAGATCGAATATGCCGCGGACATGCGATACAGTGGGCAAGGGTTCGAAATCACGGTCCCGCTGCCGGAAAACTGCCTGGAAGGCGGACGCACCGATGCGGTGCGGGAGGCTTTTCAGACTCGATATCGGCAACTGTTCAACCGGTCGGTCGAGAATATCCCGGTCGAGGCAGTGAACTGGCGTCTCTCCGCGTCGCTGCCCGCGCAGGATATCAGCCTGGCCCACAATGTGCGCGACGAACCCGCCGAGCGCGGGACACGCGACGTGACGTTCCCCGGACACGGCCCGGTACCGGCACGGGTCTACAACCGATATGCCCTGCAACACGGCGTTCGGATCGAAGGCCCGGCCGTGTTCGAAGAACGCGAATCGAGCTTCATCATCGGCCCTGAAGCCGTGGCCGAGGTCGATGAACATGCAAATCTTGTCGTCACCATCGATTATGCGAACGCTGCTCATGGCGGATGA
- a CDS encoding glycerate kinase type-2 family protein, whose product MRKPDPGKACEGGHTADQPAQALLRRLFDAAVASAQPDQCVPAALPPAPAGRTVVIGAGKAAAGMAQAVERHWNGALEGLVITRHGHALLCERITVCEAGHPVPDAAGVAATRDMLSLLDGLTERDLVLCLISGGGSALLAAPPPGIGLAELQATFRDLLRSGATVAQMNCIRKHLSLVAGGRLAERARPARLVTLAISDVPGDDPATIASGPTVADPTTRQDALATFDALNLTPARAVRHWLAQADSETPKPGALPPSDFRLVASPQMALDAAAAVAREAGYTPFILGSAIEGEAREAAIVHAGIAMQVRRYRQPAEPPCVLLSGGETSVTVRGNGRGGRNGEFLLALAQALRGEPAIHALAADTDGIDGTETNAGAVIGPETLAIAEAKGLPASQALEASDAYRFFEAADALVVTGPTHTNVNDFRAILIDAAADERK is encoded by the coding sequence ATGCGCAAACCTGATCCAGGGAAGGCCTGCGAAGGCGGGCACACCGCCGACCAGCCGGCACAAGCGCTGCTGCGTCGCTTGTTCGATGCCGCCGTGGCCAGTGCCCAGCCCGACCAATGCGTCCCCGCCGCGCTGCCTCCCGCACCGGCGGGACGAACGGTCGTCATCGGGGCAGGAAAGGCCGCCGCCGGCATGGCGCAAGCGGTCGAACGCCATTGGAACGGAGCGCTTGAAGGTCTCGTCATCACGCGCCACGGCCATGCGCTGCTGTGCGAACGCATCACCGTATGCGAAGCCGGGCACCCCGTTCCCGATGCCGCCGGAGTCGCGGCGACGCGGGACATGCTCTCGCTGCTCGACGGGCTGACCGAGCGCGACCTGGTACTGTGCCTGATATCGGGCGGCGGATCGGCGCTGCTCGCCGCGCCGCCGCCCGGCATCGGCCTGGCCGAACTGCAGGCCACCTTTCGCGACTTGCTCCGTTCAGGAGCCACGGTCGCGCAGATGAACTGCATCCGCAAACATCTCTCGCTGGTGGCGGGAGGGCGTCTCGCCGAACGCGCGCGACCTGCGCGGCTGGTGACGCTCGCGATCTCCGACGTGCCGGGGGACGATCCGGCGACGATCGCCTCTGGCCCGACGGTCGCCGACCCGACCACGCGACAGGACGCGCTTGCGACCTTCGACGCGCTGAACCTCACTCCCGCCCGCGCCGTCCGCCACTGGCTCGCGCAGGCGGACAGCGAAACCCCCAAGCCCGGCGCGCTGCCACCATCCGATTTCCGCCTGGTCGCCAGTCCGCAAATGGCGCTGGACGCCGCCGCGGCTGTAGCGCGGGAGGCCGGCTATACGCCTTTCATTCTTGGCAGCGCGATCGAAGGCGAGGCACGCGAGGCAGCCATTGTCCATGCCGGCATCGCGATGCAGGTCCGGCGCTATCGTCAGCCTGCCGAGCCTCCCTGCGTCCTGCTGTCCGGCGGCGAGACGAGCGTCACCGTGCGCGGCAACGGCCGCGGCGGACGCAATGGCGAGTTTCTGCTCGCGCTGGCACAGGCGCTTCGCGGCGAACCCGCCATCCATGCGCTGGCGGCCGATACCGACGGAATCGACGGCACCGAAACCAATGCCGGCGCCGTGATCGGCCCCGAAACGCTGGCGATCGCCGAAGCAAAGGGCCTTCCCGCCTCGCAGGCGCTGGAGGCCAGCGATGCCTATCGGTTCTTCGAGGCCGCCGACGCACTGGTCGTAACCGGCCCCACACATACCAACGTCAATGATTTCCGCGCGATCCTGATCGATGCAGCGGCGGACGAAAGGAAATGA
- a CDS encoding LysR family transcriptional regulator: protein MDVTWLEDFLALIDQGGFSRAAESRSVSQPSFSRRIKSLEDWVGTPLIDRRTHRIGLTAAGESFRLVAEETLRRLQLGREAARAAAKFDHETLRFASTHVLSLTFFPRWLRRLEAEQPVEATIALTADHMVACERLMVEGKAQFLLCHHHEAASTRLSSDFRSVQLGHDRLLPVAVPALLRETGLAQAPQLAFTAESGMGRILASAWEREDRQPPAQPAFSSHLASVLTAMARDGRGIAWTALSLVQEDLDEGRLERAGPEEEDVEIEIRLWRPRARQSMAAESFWSRILASTREA from the coding sequence ATGGATGTCACCTGGCTTGAGGATTTTCTGGCGCTGATCGATCAGGGCGGCTTTTCGCGCGCCGCCGAAAGCCGGTCGGTCAGCCAGCCGAGCTTCAGCCGCCGGATCAAATCGCTCGAGGATTGGGTCGGCACCCCGCTGATCGACCGGCGGACTCACCGCATCGGCCTGACCGCGGCGGGCGAGAGCTTCCGGCTGGTGGCCGAAGAAACGCTGCGTCGCCTCCAGCTCGGCCGCGAAGCCGCACGCGCGGCGGCGAAATTCGATCACGAAACGCTACGCTTCGCCTCGACGCATGTCCTGTCGCTGACCTTCTTTCCCCGTTGGCTACGCCGCCTGGAAGCCGAGCAGCCGGTCGAGGCGACGATCGCCCTCACCGCCGATCACATGGTCGCCTGCGAACGCCTGATGGTAGAAGGCAAGGCGCAGTTCCTGCTGTGCCATCACCATGAAGCGGCATCGACACGGCTGAGTTCGGACTTCCGCTCGGTGCAGCTCGGACATGACCGGCTCTTGCCGGTGGCCGTCCCCGCGCTCCTACGCGAAACGGGTCTCGCGCAGGCGCCGCAACTGGCCTTCACGGCGGAATCGGGAATGGGCCGGATTCTGGCCTCAGCGTGGGAACGCGAGGATCGGCAGCCGCCGGCACAGCCCGCCTTCTCCTCGCATCTCGCCAGCGTCCTCACCGCAATGGCGCGCGACGGGCGCGGCATCGCCTGGACCGCGCTGAGCCTGGTGCAGGAGGATCTCGACGAAGGGCGGCTGGAGCGCGCCGGACCGGAGGAAGAGGATGTCGAGATCGAGATACGGCTGTGGCGGCCCCGCGCCCGCCAGTCGATGGCCGCCGAAAGCTTCTGGTCGCGTATCCTCGCCAGCACCCGGGAGGCGTAG
- a CDS encoding phosphoglycerate dehydrogenase produces MSDRRVVVTQRFFDEATISYLRENGCEVVIADLPPGQADGGLDHDTLVEALAGAAGWIVGHAKVTRELQQALPDLKIISRRGVGYERVDLDAARDLGKVVCIAAGGNDASVADHTLALMLAVGHRFRETQAKMIDGDFSILTGRDLFESTVGIIGMGRIGRSVAQRLQGFDCRILAVTQGDLPEATPANVKVTDLDTLVRESDYVTVHAPLTEATRFLFDAERIARMKPGSFLINAARGGLVDDRALLAALKKGTIAGAGLDVYLSESDASYREVTQELIALPNVIATPHAAASTQEGLARTNMVAARSVVAVLDGKDPAPETVVADGRPR; encoded by the coding sequence GTGTCCGATCGGCGAGTCGTCGTCACCCAGCGTTTCTTCGATGAAGCGACCATTTCCTATCTGCGGGAAAATGGCTGCGAGGTCGTAATTGCCGACCTGCCGCCGGGACAGGCGGATGGCGGCCTCGATCACGACACGCTGGTCGAGGCGCTGGCGGGCGCCGCCGGATGGATCGTCGGCCATGCGAAAGTGACTCGCGAACTGCAGCAGGCGCTGCCCGACCTCAAAATCATCTCGCGCCGGGGTGTCGGCTATGAACGCGTCGATCTGGATGCGGCCCGGGATCTGGGCAAGGTCGTATGCATCGCCGCGGGCGGCAACGATGCGTCGGTCGCCGATCACACGCTCGCGCTGATGCTTGCCGTGGGGCATCGCTTCCGCGAAACCCAGGCGAAGATGATCGACGGCGACTTTTCGATCCTGACGGGCCGGGATCTCTTCGAAAGCACGGTCGGCATCATCGGCATGGGCCGGATCGGGCGCAGCGTCGCGCAGCGGCTGCAGGGCTTCGACTGTCGCATTCTGGCGGTGACGCAAGGCGATCTGCCCGAAGCCACGCCCGCCAATGTCAAAGTCACCGACCTCGATACGCTGGTGCGCGAGAGCGACTATGTCACCGTTCATGCCCCGCTGACCGAAGCGACGCGTTTCCTGTTCGATGCCGAGCGGATCGCGCGGATGAAGCCGGGCAGTTTCCTCATCAACGCCGCGCGCGGCGGGCTGGTCGACGACAGGGCGCTGCTGGCCGCCCTCAAGAAGGGCACAATTGCGGGCGCCGGCCTCGACGTGTATCTCAGCGAGAGCGACGCGTCCTATCGCGAGGTTACGCAGGAGCTGATCGCGCTGCCCAACGTCATCGCCACGCCGCATGCCGCGGCATCGACGCAGGAAGGGCTGGCGCGCACCAACATGGTCGCCGCACGCAGCGTCGTCGCCGTCCTCGACGGCAAGGACCCCGCACCGGAAACGGTAGTCGCGGACGGCCGGCCGCGATAG